Proteins from a single region of Dictyostelium discoideum AX4 chromosome 5 chromosome, whole genome shotgun sequence:
- the noxC gene encoding flavocytochrome b large subunit, which produces MEKQKNISIKKFANPLSFPHEFRTNLHKSTFLDASLLELPNISVDKTKNENNFSITDKILMESLKENEFKIREFIKNQESGNRVLMIDKNSLKELFNINDNQALDLIFNQYVQSTRPNLIRKSSNSSLNIDLKKEIKKKTKKSRKSFSRNSKLNNNDSKIDDKNDNYIDKINDINNFNSDIEEIFKKKKEIENTLKIPIGGNSFPIPVEFNNNNNNNNNNNNNNNNNYNNNIDNNNNNNNNNNNNNINNCNNNNINNDNNNNNNNDNDNNNINTVDNHDDDIINNSNNFNKNEYPSSNISPISPKSSISSFPTNLNNSINNTGSMVSDSLSSCRNSISSSSIDSSVASIPITIQSIDFEDKNIKSDQFKIISKSNIENTIETNPIPPFNQTNNQCEVQLQSHSLPTILKQPHIYKSKSFSSSINSNSKIKKIKKSRSFEIESKINLFDVINHIYLNLSKVGSEEQKITSVFKLYDIYDKGFISRDDLKEVLNYRTKQNGLKFQDFTMESLIDHIFQQFDKNMDGYIDFEEFKSELTINNENKVKEKEENTNYNFKEENIGIYTEKESFHSLKRYLKIEGSKLFFISLFFIINSILVITSFLNVHANNKRAIELFGPGVYITRIAAQLIEFNAAIILMTMCKQLFTMIRNTKFKFLFPVDKYMTFHKLIGYTLIIASFLHTIGWIVGMAVATGKPDNIFYDCLAPHFKFRPTVWEMIFNSLPGVTGFIMISFLIIMAILSLKIIRKSNFELFYYSHHLFIGFYVLLILHGTMGWIRPPTFWKWFIVPGFFYTVDRSFRLFKRTHRVEVLDYCLKNERVINLTFSKPPSFDYKPGQYLLINVPHISKLQWHPFTMTSSPLEDKIYVHIRVTGNWTKKLFRWLSIKKQLQQQQQLYNNIKQQNVLPDGSNFIINNNNNIDQIDLEIGLKPFRINIDGPFGSSSQYALKQKQVILVGAGIGVSPMASLLKDISLKKQRLQLLNQGDQIALEQSKNEITTKFGLGNLEKVHFFWLNRDQHSFQWFEDLLIDISTNGNSNLPKISINTFNTRVFPKNDVRVFMLWNGLDKLFKAQGLDPTTNLPFKTHWGRPNWDTIFQYYSKKYSGESISVFCCGPSQLSKELYEKCRYYTCLKTGGTKFYFHKENF; this is translated from the exons AtggaaaaacaaaaaaatatttctattaaaaaatttgcaAATCCATTGTCTTTTCCTCATGAATTTAGGACAAATTTACATAAATCAACATTTTTAGACGCAAGTTTATTAGAATTACCAAATATAAGTGTtgataaaactaaaaatgaaaataatttttcaatcactgataaaattttaatggaGAGTTTAAAAG aAAATGAGTTCAAAATAAGAGAGTTCATTAAAAACCAAGAAAGTGGAAATAGagttttaatgattgataaaaattctttaaaagaattatttaatattaatgataatcaGGCTTTGGATTTAATATTCAATCAATATGTTCAATCTACAAGGCCAAATTTAATTAGAAAATCAAGTAATAGTAGTTTAAatatagatttaaaaaaagaaattaaaaaaaaaacaaaaaaatcaagaaaatcattttccagaaattcaaaattaaataataatgatagtaaaatagatgataaaaatgataattatatagataaaataaatgatattaataattttaatagcgATATTgaagaaatatttaaaaagaaaaaagaaattgaaaatactttaaaaattCCAATAGGTGGTAATTCTTTCCCAATCCCTGTAgagtttaataataataataataataataataataataataataataataataataattataataataatattgataataacaataataacaataataataataataataataatattaataattgtaataataataatattaataatgataataataataataataataatgataatgataataataatattaatactgTTGATAAtcatgatgatgatattataaataatagcaataattttaataaaaatgaatatccATCAAGTAATATATCACCAATATCTCCAAAATCTTCAATATCAAGTTTtccaacaaatttaaataattcaataaataatacagGTTCAATGGTTTCAGATTCTTTAAGTTCTTGTAGAAATTCGATTTCGTCTagttcaattgattcaagtGTTGCTTCAATTCCTATAACAATACAATCAATAGATTTTGAAGATAAGAATATTAAATCAGaccaatttaaaataatatcaaaatcaaatatagAAAATACAATTGAAACAAACCCAATACCTCCATTCAATCAAACCAATAACCAATGTGAAGTTCAGTTACAATCACATTCTTTaccaacaattttaaaacaaccacatatttataaatcaaaatcattttctAGTAGTatcaatagtaatagtaaaattaaaaaaattaaaaaatcaagatcatttgaaattgaatcaaaaattaatttatttgatgtaATTAatcatatatatttaaaccTTTCAAAAGTTGGTAGTGAAGAACAAAAAATAACCA gtgtttttaaattatatgatATATATGATAAGGGTTTTATTTCAAGAGATGATTTAAAAGAAGTATTAAATTATAGAACTAAACAAAATGGGTTAAAATTTCAAGACTTTACAATGGAAAGTTTGATTGATCACATTTTTCaacaatttgataaaaatatgGATGGATATATAGattttgaagaatttaaaagtgAATTAACAATtaacaatgaaaataaagtaaaagaaaaagaagaaaatacaaattataattttaaagaagaaaataTTGGAATATATACGGAAAAAGAAAGTTTTCATAgtttaaaaagatatttaaaaattgaaggatcaaaattattttttatatctttattttttattataaattcaattttagtaataacaagttttttaaatgttcatgcaaataataaaagagcAATAGAATTATTTGGCCCGGGTGTATATATAACAAGAATTGCAGctcaattaattgaattcaaTGCagcaataattttaatgacaATGtgtaaacaattatttacaatGATTAGAaataccaaatttaaatttttatttccagTTGATAAATATATGACATTtcataaattaattggttaTACATTAATCATTGCTTCATTTTTACATACTATTGGTTGGATTGTTGGTATGGCAGTTGCAACTGGTAAACctgataatattttttatgattGTTTAGCACctcattttaaatttaggcCAACAGTTTGGgaaatgatttttaatagtttacCAGGTGTAACAGGTTTCATTatgatatcatttttaataattatggcaattttatctttaaaaattattaggaaatctaattttgaa ttattttattatagtcatcatttatttattggattttatgttttattaattttacatgGTACAATGGGTTGGATTAGACCACCAACATTTTGGAAATGGTTTATTGTTCCAGGTTTCTTTTATACAGTTGATAGAAGTTTTAGATTGTTTAAAAGAACTCATAGAGTTGAAGTTTTAGATTATTGTTTAAAGAACGAAAGAGTAATTAATTTAACATTTAGTAAACCACCATCATTCGATTATAAACCTGGACAATATTTATTGATCAATGTACCacatatttcaaaattacaaTGGCATCCATTTACAATGACCTCATCACCATTAGAGGATAAAATATATGTTCATATTAGAGTAACAGGTAATTGgacaaagaaattatttagatggttatcaattaaaaaacaattacaacaacaacaacaattatataataatattaaacaacaaaatgTATTGCCTGATGgttctaattttattattaataataataataatattgatcaaATTGATTTAGAAATTGGTTTAAAACCATTTCGAATTAATATTGATGGTCCATTTGGATCATCAAGTCAATATgcattaaaacaaaaacaagttATATTAGTGGGTGCAGGTATTGGTGTTTCACCAATGGCATCATTATTAAAGGATATTTCATTAAAGAAACAGagattacaattattaaatcaaggTGATCAAATTGCATTGGAACAAAGTAAAAATGAGATTACAACAAAGTTTGGTTTAGGTAATCTTGAAAAGGTTCATTTCTTTTGGCTCAATAGAGATCAACATAGTTTCCAATGGTTTGAAGACCTATTAATTGATATCTCAACGaatggtaatagtaatttaCCAAAAATATCCATTAATACCTTTAACACTCGTGTTTTTCCAAAGAATGATGTTAGAGTGTTTATGTTATGGAATGGTTTAGATAAACTATTCAAAGCACAAGGTTTAGATCCAACCACtaatttaccatttaaaaCTCATTGGGGAAGACCAAATTGGGATACAATTTTCCAATATTACTCTAAAAAGTATTCCGGTGAATCAATTAGTGTATTTTGTTGTGGTCCTTCTCAATTATCAAAAGAACTTTATGAAAAATGTAGATATTATACTTGTTTAAAAACTGGTGGtaccaaattttattttcataaagaaaacttttaa
- the gnrA gene encoding gelsolin-related protein, producing MEEDNIVDSKEIENNVEDKKEETPSSSPSPSSSLQQQQEEGGVVKQAVSNLVSSSITLHDDAKLIQVTGKDEPFHFISVPMSVEFLNLEDVFIMQSDAYIFVWCSEQANIKKKAKAVQMAQKLKVEIGCQRAVQVLEIGEEHPTFLFCLGVPKGTKLNVTKEKNDIFQVDEDDEEQVLEPEFFLFKIFTGTDGKPSIKPMEEDEGINQEMLESSACFILDCEHEMYIWLGKGVKKSTKDTLIPVAKKIWTQYDRPEYYGKLKLQPIITWVFDGAESCLFKSKFSKWVEKAQPLQTSYLSLSSKKKEALNFDVSSMHQDKEVPVINIGAASDYSNGKLLVWCSGGGSGNKWNKVEEDDFGIFYSNKSYVCHFIYKPENKNSIRSVIFFWEGLYSNQRNYIGYKFGLYKEIQKKMEGLKSDDPVEYRISQNKEPQEFINLFGTELLVLNEELALKPMIFQVRANRGTQLFPDPDSCNAKLLNSLDSFVFLFPNKYIIVWHGKVSTEHQRELAADLFTFLPPEYEAGVKEFDQGKESDNFWKIIGGNSNDIVINTFINENKEEKEKEEEEKEEEEEEEEEEEEEEEEEKDNNKTTTIIKHLRPKKIKLFLCTDNSGIFKADQINPFSQVDLNSQECVLLDVYHKVFLWKGSKSTDQKLNDTQDLAKQYIETANDQRPSDCSVELVEQYNESPLFKSYFHSWKVTPPKVFIDPIISYKQKLAERLQKEKEDLEKLKQQQEQEQEQQQKENNKIVEEVKEEVKEEDVKEEVKEEEVKEEEVKEEEVKEVAKEETKEEIKEEVNDEATEVKEVNQVEEEVKEEEVKEEVKVEVKEEEVKGEAKEEEVKEEEVKEEEVKEEVKEVKEEVKEEVKQDKEEEVNEEIKEETKEEETKEDDNKEDEKVNEENETVNEENEVGIIVSPPSEKVDEANSSSTISSPENEGSVSVKDKRKSNEPITPSVVSSSGDLLFAYEPYHGPPIHSSNSPKQGRKGGRKSHGKNQPQHKKNHSVDQSPLSSPIIPNKSLNLDIDNQSFDLNSINNNNSVEVLDGASSPLSFSSSSINSNSTHNTPSKKNKNKNKKKHNRSSSLTHA from the exons atggaagaaGATAATATTGTAGATAGTAAAGAGATAGAGAATAATGttgaagataaaaaagaagaaactccatcatcatcaccatcaccatcatcatcattacaacaacaacaagaagaaggAGGAGTTGTTAAACAAGCTGTATCAAATTTagtttcatcatcaattacaTTACATGATGATgcaaaattaattcaagtaACAGGTAAAGATGAACcatttcatttcatttcaGTACCAATGTcagttgaatttttaaatttagaggATGTTTTCATTATGCAAAGTGATGCTTATATTTTCGTATGGTGTTCTGAACAAGCAAACATTAAAAAGAAAGCTAAAGCCGTACAAATGgctcaaaaattaaaagttgaaaTTGGTTGTCAAAGAGCAGTTCAAGTTTTAG aaattggagAAGAACATccaacatttttattttgtttaggAGTTCCAAAAGGtacaaaattaaatgttaCAAAAGAAAAGAATGATATATTCCAAGTTGacgaagatgatgaagaacaAGTGTTAGAGCCcgaattctttttatttaagatATTTACAGGTACCGATGGTAAACCATCAATTAAACCAATGGAAGAGGATGAAGGTATAAATCAAGAGATGTTAGAATCATCAGCATGTTTCATATTGGATTGTGAGCATGAGATGTACATTTGGTTAGGAAAAGGTGTAAAGAAATCAACTAAAGATACATTGATACCAGTTGCAAAGAAAATTTGGACCCAATATGATAGACCTGAATACTATGGTAAACTCAAATTACAACCAATCATAACCTGGGTATTCGATGGTGCCGAAAGTTGCTTATTCAAGAGTAAATTCAGTAAATGGGTAGAGAAAGCACAACCATTACAAACCTCCTACTTGTCATTATCCTCAAAGAAAAAGGAGGCTTTAAATTTCGATGTATCCTCAATGCATCAAGATAAAGAAGTACCAGTGATTAACATTGGCGCTGCATCAGATTATAGTAATGGTAAACTATTGGTATGGTGTTCTGGTGGTGGCAGTGGTAATAAATGGAATAAAGTGGAGGAAGACGATTTTGGTATTTTCTATTCCAACAAATCATACGTTTGCCATTTCATTTATAAACCAGAGAATAAGAATTCAATTCGTTCCGTGATCTTCTTTTGGGAGGGTCTATACTCTAACCAACGTAATTACATTGGCTACAAGTTTGGTCTCTACAAGGAGATTCAAAAGAAGATGGAAGGTTTGAAATCAGATGATCCCGTCGAATATAGAATCTCTCAAAATAAAGAACCACAAGAATTTATCAATCTCTTTGGTACAGAATTATTAGTACTCAATGAAGAGTTGGCTTTGAAACCAATGATATTTCAAGTACGTGCCAATAGAGGTACTCAATTATTCCCTGATCCAGACTCTTGTAATGCTAAACTCTTAAACTCTTTAGACTCTTTTGTTTTCCTTTTCccaaataaatatatcaTCGTTTGGCATGGTAAAGTTTCAACTGAACACCAAAGAGAATTGGCTGCTGATTTATTCACTTTCTTACCACCAGAATATGAAGCTGGTGTTAAAGAATTTGACCAAGGAAAAGAAAGTGATAACTTTTGGAAAATTATTGGTGGTAATTCTAATGATATTGTTATAAATActtttataaatgaaaataaagaagaaaaagaaaaagaagaagaagaaaaagaagaagaggaagaagaagaggaagaagaagaagaagaagaagaagaagaaaaagataataataaaacaacaacaataattaaacatttaagaccaaagaaaattaaattatttttatgcACAGATAATTCTGGTATCTTTAAAGCAGATCAAATTAATCCATTCTCTcaagttgatttaaattctcaAGAGTGTGTATTGTTAGATGTTTACCATAAAGTTTTCCTTTGGAAAGGTTCAAAGAGTACtgatcaaaaattaaatgatactCAAGACTTGGCTAAACAATACATTGAGACTGCAAATGATCAAAGACCCTCTGATTGTTCAGTTGAGTTGGTTGAACAATACAATGAATCACCACTCTTTAAATCTTATTTCCATTCTTGGAAAGTTACCCCTCCAAAAGTTTTCATTGATCCAATCATTTCttataaacaaaaattgGCTGAAAGATtacaaaaagaaaaggaagatttagaaaaattaaaacaacaacaagaacaagaacaagaacaacaacaaaaagaaaataataaaattgttgaaGAAGTTAAAGAGGAGGTTAAAGAAGAGGATGTTAAAGAAGAAGTTAAAGAAGAGGAGGTTAAAGAAGAGGAGGTTAAAGAAGAGGAGGTTAAAGAAGTAGCCAAAGAAGAAACTAAAGAGGAAATTAAAGAAGAGGTCAATGACGAAGCCACCGAGGTAAAAGAAGTTAACCAAGTTGAAGAGGAAGTTAAAGAGGAGGAAGTTAAAGAAGAGGTCAAGGTGGAGGTCAAAGAGGAAGAGGTTAAGGGGGAGGCCAAAGAAGAAGAGGTTAAAGAGGAGGAAGTTAAAGAAGAAGAGGTTAAGGAGGAGGTTAAAGAAGTCAAAGAGGAAGTCAAAGAAGAAGTTAAACAAGATAAAGAAGAGGAGGTTAACGAAGAAATCAAAGAAGAAACTAAGGAAGAAGAAACTAaagaagatgataataaagaGGATGAAAAAgtaaatgaagaaaatgaaacagtaaatgaagaaaatgaagtTGGTATCATCgtatcaccaccatcagAAAAAGTTGATGAAGCCAATAGTTCTTCAACAATATCTTCACCAGAGAATGAAGGATCAGTATCGGTTAAAGACAAgagaaaatcaaatgaacCTATAACTCCAAGTGTAGTCTCATCTAGTGGTGACTTACTCTTTGCCTATGAACCATATCATGGCCCTCCAATTCATTCATCAAATAGTCCCAAACAAGGTAGAAAAGGTGGAAGGAAATCACATGGTAAAAATCAACCAcaacataaaaaaaaccatagCGTTGATCAATCTCCATTATCTTCTCCAATCATTCCAAacaaatctttaaatttagataTCGATAAccaatcatttgatttaaatagcatcaataacaataactCTGTCGAGGTTTTAGATGGCGCTTCATCACCACTTTCTTTCTCTTCctcttcaattaattcaaatagtaCTCATAATACTCCatcaaagaaaaataaaaataagaataagAAAAAACATAATAGAAGTAGTTCACTCACTCACgcttaa
- the ndufa6 gene encoding NADH dehydrogenase ubiquinone 1 alpha subcomplex subunit 6, protein MSSNMQAMKQMRPALVSLTQQQARRRCFKLYRNCIRSIPHLIQHYNLSYNMSEMRNRFRSNFVEFEEVTEKNQLDRLAFIGETELFDAMSLLKTRSHVVNYFDTQPVNAKTISESEKLLNNFFE, encoded by the exons ATGTCATCAAATATGCAAGCTATGAAACAAATGAGACCAGCATTGGTTTCACTcacacaacaacaagcacGTAGAAGATGTTTCAAACTCTACAGAAATTGCATTAGATCAATTCCACATTTAATTCAACATTACAATCTTTCTTATAATATGTCAGAAATGAGAAATAGATTTAGAA gcaactttgttgaatttgaagaagttactgaaaagaatcaattagaTAGATTAGCATTCATTGGTGAAACTGAACTTTTCGATGCAAtgtcattattaaaaactagAAGTCACGTTGTAAATTATTTCGATACTCAACCAGTTAATGCCAAAACAATCAGTGAAtctgaaaaattattaaataatttctttgaataa
- a CDS encoding WEE1 family protein kinase, producing MEPTYSIPSTPLKTPIRITVNNGHNSGQHSLSLSTCKPTPEQNAFNLNMFSEKKKNQYQTPKCPSPPLKSTPASRVNSNLPLIHHISSLSMFSPTTSLSDFMNCENGGSNNIDFSSSFGSSSLNSNNTLSINNNNNNNNNNGGYKIPSSVNKNSNNYNSNSNSNSSNNVISLFDKNFDVVCKLGSGSFSDVFKVKSKFDGNSYAIKQARHQFRGFQERERAVREVKAAVSLPPHTNVLQYYSSWEQNNTLFIQTELCENGSLQDFLDSLSPDQILSEELIWNFLLDVCLGIQHIHSYNMLHLDIKPENLFISSQGNIKIGDFGMAVKLETTNNNNNGNGGCQSNNTSMDSDCNNLSLDEDDIFFDFLEGDSRYLAYEFLLDKKQISKPSDIFSIGVTFFEMVTGNEMPTNGPLWEQLRSDKAIDFLEPGKYSDSLYQVILDMMKSNITERISLDQILLNENIQLVQQKRLNQFQNIDNIENDNNNNNNTDNNNNNNTDNINNDNNDDNNNNINNYNLKLITPYFQYQKERKDEELKEIIEFGEIREIKEKFEHHQFAIPTPHFVRSNAGRSSSSSLFSDEEEDDDDDDDSGRDSPIHFSLNNLNNSSSNIGISESNSNNSFSSILEENNESSSSSPLPSLSFSRRLSTSSLVTTISPKPNFNTSGNKLFSNENNNSNNNNNNNNNNQNNNNNNGFYGFTNNGSCNNLNNLNNLNSSGEFSNSSKKKLGKRGLPLLDVVNGGGNSGSKVCAIKRSFDSHPQESDKMSPRNLLSLFQETN from the exons atggaaCCAACATATTCAATACCAAGTACACCACTAAAGACCCCAATAAGAATTACAGTAAATAATGGTCATAATAGTGGTCAacattcattatcattatcaacatGTAAACCAACACCAGAACAAAATGcattcaatttaaatatgtttagcgaaaagaagaaaaatcaatatcaaacACCAAAATgtccatcaccaccattaaaATCAACACCAGCAAGTAGAGTCAATAGTAATCTACCATTAATTCATCATATATCATCACTATCAATGTTTtcaccaacaacatcatTATCTGATTTCATGAATTGTGAAAAtggtggtagtaataatattgatttttcaagTAGTtttggtagtagtagtttaaatagtaataatacacttagtattaataataataataataataataataataatggtggatATAAAATACCATCAAgtgttaataaaaatagtaataattataatagtaatagtaatagtaatagtagtaataatgttatttcattatttgataagAATTTTGATGTAGTTTGTAAATTAGGTAGTGGATCATTTTCAGATGTTTTTAAAGTGAAGAGTAAATTTGATGGTAATTCCTATGCCATTAAACAGGCAAGACATCAATTTAGAGGATTTCAAGAGAGAGAAAGAGCCGTTAGAGAGGTTAAAGCAGCAGTATCATTACCACCCCATACAAATGTTTTACAATATTACAGTAGTTGGGAACAAAATAATACACTTTTCATTCAAACTGAACTTTGCGAAAATGGTTCACTTCAAGATTTTTTAGATTCACTTTCACCTGATCAAATACTATCTGAAGAATtaatttggaattttttaCTTGATGTTTGTTTA ggaaTTCAACATATACATTCATATAATATGTTACATTTAGATATAAAACCAgagaatttatttatttcatcaCAAGGTAATATAAAGATTGGAGATTTTGGAATGGCTGTAAAATTagaaacaacaaataataataataatggtaatggagGATGTCAATCGAATAATACAAGTATGGATAGtgattgtaataatttaagtttggatgaagatgatataTTTTTCGATTTTTTAGAAGGTGATAGTAGATATTTAGCCTACGAATTCCTATTGGATAAAAAACAGATTAGTAAACCCTCTGATATTTTCTCAATTGGTGTCACTTTCTTTGAAATGGTCACTGGTAATGAAATGCCAACCAATGGTCCATTATGGGAACAGTTAAGAAGTGATAAAGCTATTGATTTCCTTGAACCTGGTAAATACTCTGATTCACTTTATCAAGTAATTCTAGATATGATGAAATCAAATATAACTGAAAGAATATCTTTagatcaaattttattaaatgaaaatattcaattagtTCAACAAAAAcgtttaaatcaatttcaaaatattgataatattgaaaatgataataataataataataatacagataataataataataataatacagataatataaataatgataataatgatgataataataataatataaataattataatttaaaattaataacaccatattttcaatatcaaaaagaaagaaaagatgaagaattaaaagagatAATAGAATTTGGAGAAATAcgtgaaattaaagaaaagttTGAACATCATCAATTTGCTATACCTACACCACATTTTGTGAGATCAAATGCTGGTCGTTCAAGTagttcatcattatttagtGATGaggaagaagatgatgatgatgatgatgatagtggTAGAGATTCTCCAATTCATTTCagtttaaataatcttaataatagtagtagtaatattgGTATTAGTGAGAGTAATAGTAACAATTCTTTCTCTTCTATTTTAGAggaaaataatgaatcttcatcatcatcacccctaccttctttatcattttcaagaAGACTGTCAACTTCATCATTGGTTACAACAATCTCTCCAaaaccaaattttaatacaagcggtaataaattattctcaaatgaaaataataatagtaataataataataataataataataataatcaaaataataataataataatggattttATGGTTTCACAAATAATGGAAGttgtaataatttgaataatttgaataatttgaataGTAGCGGTGAAtttagtaatagtagtaaaaagaaattaggtAAAAGAGGGTTACCTTTACTCGATGTTGTTAATGGTGGAGGTAATAGTGGTTCAAAGGTTTGCGCAATTAAAAGAAGTTTCGATTCACATCCTCAAGAGAGTGATAAAATGTCACCAAGAAATCTTTTGAGTCTTTTCCAagaaacaaattaa